In Rhinolophus ferrumequinum isolate MPI-CBG mRhiFer1 chromosome 25, mRhiFer1_v1.p, whole genome shotgun sequence, the following proteins share a genomic window:
- the RAB35 gene encoding ras-related protein Rab-35 isoform X1 — MARDYDHLFKLLIIGDSGVGKSSLLLRFADNTFSGSYITTIGVDFKIRTVEINGEKVKLQIWDTAGQERFRTITSTYYRGTHGVIVVYDVTSAESFVNVKRWLHEINQNCDDVCRILVGNKNDDPERKVVETEDAYKFAGQMGIQLFETSAKENVNVEEMFNCITELVLRAKKDNLAKQQQQQQNDVVKLTRNNKRKKRCC, encoded by the exons ATGGCCCGGGACTACGACCACCTCTTCAAGCTGCTCATCATCGGCGACAGCG GTGTGGGCAAGAGCAGTTTACTGTTACGTTTTGCAGACAACACTTTCTCAG GCAGTTACATCACCACGATCGGAGTGGATTTCAAGATTCGGACGGTGGAGATCAATGGGGAGAAAGTGAAGCTGCAGATCTGGGACACGGCCGGGCAGGAGCGCTTCCGCACCATCACCTCCAC GTATTACCGGGGGACCCACGGCGTCATCGTGGTTTACGACGTCACCAGTGCCGAATCCTTCGTCAACGTCAAGCGGTGGCTTCACGAAATCAACCAGAACTGTGATGATGTGTGTCGAATATTAG TGGGAAATAAGAACGATGACCCTGAGCGGAAGGTGGTGGAGACGGAAGACGCCTACAAATTCGCCGGGCAGATGGGGATCCAGTTGTTTGAGACCAGCGCCAAGGAGAACGTCAACGTGGAGGAG ATGTTCAACTGCATCACAGAGCTGGTCCTCCGAGCAAAGAAAGACAACTTAGcgaaacagcagcagcaacaacagaaCGATGTGGTGAAGCTCACACGGAACAATAAACGAAAGAAACGCTGCTGCTAA
- the RAB35 gene encoding ras-related protein Rab-35 isoform X2 — MARDYDHLFKLLIIGDSGVGKSSLLLRFADNTFSGSYITTIGVDFKIRTVEINGEKVKLQIWDTAGQERFRTITSTYYRGTHGVIVVYDVTSAESFVNVKRWLHEINQNCDDVCRILDVQLHHRAGPPSKERQLSETAAATTERCGEAHTEQ, encoded by the exons ATGGCCCGGGACTACGACCACCTCTTCAAGCTGCTCATCATCGGCGACAGCG GTGTGGGCAAGAGCAGTTTACTGTTACGTTTTGCAGACAACACTTTCTCAG GCAGTTACATCACCACGATCGGAGTGGATTTCAAGATTCGGACGGTGGAGATCAATGGGGAGAAAGTGAAGCTGCAGATCTGGGACACGGCCGGGCAGGAGCGCTTCCGCACCATCACCTCCAC GTATTACCGGGGGACCCACGGCGTCATCGTGGTTTACGACGTCACCAGTGCCGAATCCTTCGTCAACGTCAAGCGGTGGCTTCACGAAATCAACCAGAACTGTGATGATGTGTGTCGAATATTAG ATGTTCAACTGCATCACAGAGCTGGTCCTCCGAGCAAAGAAAGACAACTTAGcgaaacagcagcagcaacaacagaaCGATGTGGTGAAGCTCACACGGAACAATAA